A genomic segment from Callithrix jacchus isolate 240 chromosome 8, calJac240_pri, whole genome shotgun sequence encodes:
- the LOC144577436 gene encoding uncharacterized protein LOC144577436, protein MEAASPKRAERSAPATQPHGRGAPPGGLVRDPTRRSLGRCRFPVSGRGLPWARCLLHRRNPGSPEERSGEHSPNGDIDSRKVSWLSFMIFIKDLRPTEADI, encoded by the exons ATGGAAGCGGCGTCCCCTAAACGCGCAGAACGCTCGGCGCCTGCCACACAGCCCCACGGGCGGGGGGCCCCGCCGGGTGGCCTCGTGAGGGACCCCACGAGGAGGAGCCTAGGACGCTGCCGTTTCCCAGTGAGCGGGCGGGGGCTGCCGTGGGCTCGTTGCTTGCTTCATCGCCGAAACCCGGGAAGCCCCGAAGAGAGGAGTGGGGAGCACTCCCCGAACGGAG ATATTGACTCCAGAAAAGTGTCCTGGCTGTCATTTATGATATTTATCAAAGACCTAAGACCAACTGAAGCTGACATCTGA